The Vibrio splendidus genome has a window encoding:
- the secF gene encoding protein translocase subunit SecF: protein MTKSINVTKIRQLMTMISLILLTLSITSIVARGFNWGLDFTGGVVADIQTKPNVTQVQLKSHLDSALSQDVQMTAAGSEGNWQLRFNDTDLDLRDALNQALSPIDSNFHIANSSVIGPQVGLEMVEQGGLAILACFVLTLLYLSYRFEWRLALGSIAALIYDIVIVLGLFAVTQIEFNLTVLAALLAVMGYSLNDSIIISDRIREVFRAKPDGETDALLDQSIVSTLSRTLVTSGTTLVTVSALWLLGGSALEGFAIALCVGILSGTWSSISIGTLLPTRVGLKPTHYKPEETESLESMP from the coding sequence ATGACCAAATCAATTAACGTCACCAAAATACGTCAATTGATGACGATGATATCTCTGATTCTTTTGACGCTTTCCATTACATCAATCGTTGCAAGGGGGTTCAATTGGGGACTCGACTTTACGGGAGGTGTTGTCGCCGATATTCAAACAAAACCAAACGTAACTCAAGTTCAGCTCAAATCTCACCTCGACTCAGCACTGAGCCAAGATGTTCAAATGACGGCGGCAGGCAGTGAAGGAAATTGGCAACTGCGTTTCAATGATACAGACCTCGATTTGCGAGACGCACTTAACCAAGCACTGTCGCCAATAGACAGCAATTTTCACATTGCTAACAGCAGCGTAATTGGCCCTCAGGTTGGGTTAGAAATGGTCGAACAAGGCGGCTTAGCGATTTTGGCTTGTTTCGTTCTTACCTTGCTGTACTTGAGCTACCGATTTGAATGGCGATTAGCGCTAGGTTCAATTGCGGCGTTGATTTACGACATTGTTATTGTGCTAGGGCTCTTTGCGGTGACTCAAATTGAATTCAACCTAACCGTGTTGGCCGCTTTACTGGCAGTGATGGGCTACTCCCTGAATGACTCGATCATCATTTCAGATCGAATCCGTGAGGTATTTCGTGCGAAGCCAGACGGTGAAACCGATGCCCTTCTCGATCAGTCCATCGTGTCAACGTTGTCACGAACGCTTGTCACATCAGGCACCACCTTAGTCACAGTCTCAGCATTGTGGTTGTTAGGAGGGAGCGCACTAGAAGGTTTCGCCATTGCACTGTGTGTCGGGATTTTAAGTGGGACATGGTCTTCTATCTCTATTGGCACACTCTTGCCAACTCGTGTGGGCTTGAAACCAACCCACTATAAACCGGAAGAAACTGAATCCCTTGAAAGCATGCCTTAG
- a CDS encoding ABC transporter ATP-binding protein codes for MESPIVTLTHASKSFVDGNDTHHVLDNVDFALATGASVALTGASGSGKSTLLNIIAGFEPLSGGELWLDGENTSNWKDPQWSRFRHQKLGVIFQQFNLLTPLNVKQNIAFPLHLNQQKWSDWCDYLVDALGISELLERHVSALSGGQQQRVAIARALAHKPKLLLADEPTGNLDHKAGIEVMKLLSEITTQGNTAVLLVTHSPECASFMQTKLVLDDGCLRNVDLTPRAATL; via the coding sequence ATGGAAAGCCCAATTGTCACACTTACACATGCCAGCAAAAGCTTTGTTGATGGCAACGATACCCATCACGTGTTGGACAATGTCGACTTCGCTTTGGCGACAGGAGCAAGCGTGGCTTTGACTGGGGCGAGTGGCAGTGGAAAGAGTACTCTGCTTAACATTATTGCGGGGTTTGAACCTCTATCCGGTGGAGAATTGTGGCTTGATGGCGAGAACACATCAAATTGGAAAGATCCACAGTGGAGCCGATTCCGCCATCAAAAACTAGGCGTTATCTTTCAGCAGTTCAACTTGTTAACGCCACTCAACGTAAAACAAAACATCGCCTTCCCTCTTCATTTAAATCAACAGAAATGGAGCGACTGGTGCGATTATTTAGTTGATGCATTGGGCATCAGTGAGCTACTCGAAAGACACGTATCCGCACTCTCTGGCGGTCAGCAACAACGGGTGGCAATAGCGCGTGCGCTTGCCCATAAACCCAAACTACTGCTTGCCGATGAACCCACAGGCAACCTCGACCACAAAGCAGGCATTGAGGTAATGAAGCTGCTGAGTGAAATCACTACACAAGGCAACACTGCCGTGCTTTTGGTTACGCACAGCCCAGAATGCGCCAGCTTTATGCAGACAAAATTGGTGTTAGACGATGGTTGTTTAAGGAACGTAGATCTAACCCCAAGAGCAGCAACGTTGTGA
- a CDS encoding endonuclease I family protein, with amino-acid sequence MKMRLNLSLFLISTALSPVALADITYPDGYYLEVEGLNGNALKDMLGVIAARGQKQLTYTQVWSALKDTNEDPNNPNNVILYYSGRSQSKDFTSSGNNDKNAWNREHLWPKSFGFKRKDQWGYTDIHHLQPTDAEINSIRSNKDFDFGGSPLKKSPLNKTDYDSFEPRDAVKGDTARSIFYMAVRYEGNNANMPDLYLVDDTSSTSGKPKVGKLCTLLQWHNADPVDNWERQRHEKAVQWQGNRNPFIDNPSWVNDIYGSRCNG; translated from the coding sequence ATGAAAATGCGTTTAAATCTAAGCCTTTTCCTAATTTCTACAGCTCTTAGTCCAGTTGCGCTAGCTGATATTACATACCCTGATGGCTACTACCTCGAAGTTGAAGGACTCAACGGAAATGCGTTAAAAGATATGCTCGGTGTGATTGCTGCTCGTGGGCAAAAGCAATTAACGTACACTCAAGTTTGGTCTGCATTGAAAGACACCAACGAAGACCCGAATAATCCGAATAACGTGATTCTGTACTACAGCGGCCGTTCACAATCCAAAGACTTTACCTCATCGGGTAACAACGACAAAAATGCTTGGAACCGTGAGCACCTTTGGCCTAAATCTTTTGGCTTTAAGCGCAAAGATCAATGGGGCTATACCGATATCCACCACCTACAGCCAACAGATGCCGAGATTAACTCCATCCGTTCAAATAAAGACTTTGATTTTGGCGGTTCGCCATTGAAAAAGTCGCCACTGAACAAAACGGATTACGACAGCTTTGAACCTCGTGATGCAGTGAAAGGTGATACCGCACGTTCAATTTTCTACATGGCTGTGCGCTATGAGGGCAACAACGCAAACATGCCTGACTTGTATCTGGTTGATGACACTTCGAGTACGTCAGGTAAACCTAAAGTTGGAAAGCTATGTACGTTGCTTCAATGGCATAACGCTGATCCAGTAGACAACTGGGAACGTCAACGCCACGAGAAAGCCGTGCAGTGGCAAGGTAACCGCAACCCGTTCATTGATAACCCAAGCTGGGTAAACGATATTTATGGCAGCCGATGTAACGGTTGA
- a CDS encoding ABC transporter permease, with product MKQTGFAQNQLTHTKLTLNLFAAHYRQSPLQAAAILIGIVLAVTLFVAVQAINLNAKRSYAESTEQLSAQAKNLIIPPAGQNYLPESLYFSLRQSGLSAVLPVIEGRVRDEQGRRWSVQGSELIAALTSRSRHARIDEKSNTQTKEPNISLFDNALPLPQLLAGEPIVMMSQSQHQNLGEVDVLTLDEVLTKVVVLPDEWQLGSRMLMDIGFAQQLLNKQGQLSYIAIFDTNSDTNSNAQDKWQGLIGEQGQWISNNQSTDLGSITDSFHLNLTAMSLLAFLVGLFIAYNGVKYSLLKRNRLLVQIQQAGISRSIVFSALLVELTVLVTLGASLGFILGIQLSHWLHPTVAITLEQLYGATLLPGTWQWQWLVQALLLTLAATLVACWQHFKQRVRQPLSSHGGFYQAPETSNKNQLFVIGSVLTILALAGLWMSEHHRFTMAWLGVLVVSIPLYLPKTLSVLANWSEKRTQSGLIQYLFAELRELISPLSLAMMALLLAVTANIGMNTLVGSFESTLKQWLEQRLHADIYVSPAQGEIANVERALEQFDNVETVYKQYYVDDNLQGLPTLLGTKDKDTLEQTMVFQSHVDDFWTRFYQGEFVAISEPTAVKLGLSLGSQLKLDAIQDKTLIVGAIFHDYGSPNGEVLLAPNLWLKSGFTDLPTSLGIKVSGDPQVVYEQLRQKLNLHPSQLYDQAQIKSIALDIFSQTFAITRALNGVTLLVAVIGLFCACFMLLDARKAAIARLYALGVSQRKLMAMVVGQIVVLVAFTLVIALPLGAMVGYVLTDIVTLRAFGWSLNYVWNWSDALSIAAITILVAVIATLIPLWRLVSKPVVSSLQSEVL from the coding sequence ATGAAGCAAACTGGCTTCGCTCAGAACCAGCTCACCCATACCAAACTGACTTTGAATCTATTCGCGGCGCACTATCGTCAATCACCATTGCAAGCCGCAGCGATTCTGATCGGCATTGTGTTAGCGGTCACCTTGTTTGTCGCTGTGCAAGCCATTAACCTCAATGCCAAGCGCAGTTATGCAGAATCGACCGAGCAACTTAGCGCCCAAGCGAAGAACCTTATCATTCCACCAGCAGGGCAAAACTATTTGCCGGAATCGCTCTACTTCAGCTTAAGACAAAGTGGATTAAGCGCAGTGCTACCTGTTATAGAAGGGCGAGTAAGGGATGAACAAGGTCGACGTTGGTCAGTTCAAGGCAGTGAGTTGATCGCCGCCCTCACTTCAAGATCTCGCCACGCTCGCATCGACGAAAAAAGCAACACTCAAACCAAAGAACCAAACATTTCCCTGTTCGACAATGCCTTACCTTTACCGCAGCTCTTAGCGGGTGAACCCATTGTGATGATGAGCCAATCACAACACCAGAACTTGGGAGAAGTAGACGTACTCACTTTGGATGAAGTGCTCACCAAAGTCGTGGTATTGCCAGATGAATGGCAACTGGGAAGCCGAATGTTGATGGACATTGGATTCGCTCAGCAACTGCTTAACAAGCAAGGGCAACTGAGCTATATCGCTATTTTTGACACTAACAGCGACACTAACAGCAATGCTCAGGATAAATGGCAAGGCCTTATTGGCGAGCAAGGGCAATGGATATCCAACAACCAAAGCACGGATCTCGGTTCAATTACCGATAGCTTTCACCTCAATCTCACCGCCATGAGTTTGTTGGCGTTTTTGGTTGGCCTGTTCATCGCTTACAACGGTGTGAAGTACAGTTTGCTGAAACGTAATCGGCTATTGGTGCAAATTCAACAAGCTGGGATTTCGCGAAGCATCGTGTTTTCAGCTCTGTTAGTCGAGCTGACTGTTTTAGTCACACTGGGCGCGTCGCTTGGTTTCATTCTCGGCATTCAACTCAGCCATTGGCTACATCCCACCGTCGCAATAACGCTTGAGCAACTTTATGGTGCAACACTGCTTCCCGGCACATGGCAGTGGCAATGGTTAGTGCAGGCACTGCTACTCACGCTGGCCGCAACGCTTGTCGCGTGTTGGCAGCACTTTAAACAGCGAGTGCGACAACCCCTCTCTTCCCATGGCGGTTTCTATCAAGCGCCGGAAACGTCTAACAAAAATCAGCTGTTTGTTATCGGGTCAGTATTAACTATTCTCGCGTTAGCAGGGTTATGGATGAGCGAACATCATCGCTTCACCATGGCATGGCTCGGAGTGTTAGTGGTGTCGATTCCTTTGTATTTGCCCAAAACACTCAGCGTGCTAGCGAACTGGAGCGAAAAACGCACCCAATCGGGGTTAATACAATATCTGTTCGCTGAGCTGCGTGAACTTATCTCCCCTCTCTCCCTTGCCATGATGGCGTTGCTTCTCGCCGTCACCGCCAATATCGGAATGAATACCTTAGTCGGCAGCTTTGAATCCACGTTAAAGCAATGGCTTGAACAGCGCTTACATGCCGATATTTACGTTAGCCCTGCCCAAGGTGAAATTGCCAATGTAGAGCGCGCGTTAGAACAGTTTGATAATGTTGAAACCGTCTATAAGCAATACTACGTCGATGATAACTTGCAGGGTTTACCGACTTTGCTCGGCACCAAAGACAAAGACACACTTGAGCAAACCATGGTGTTCCAATCTCACGTTGATGACTTCTGGACGCGCTTTTACCAAGGTGAATTCGTGGCAATCAGCGAACCTACGGCGGTGAAGCTCGGCTTGTCCCTTGGAAGCCAACTCAAGCTCGACGCGATCCAAGACAAAACACTCATCGTCGGGGCGATTTTCCATGATTACGGCTCACCGAATGGCGAAGTGTTGCTTGCACCTAATTTATGGCTTAAGAGCGGATTTACTGACTTACCCACTAGCTTGGGAATTAAAGTATCTGGCGACCCACAAGTGGTGTACGAACAACTGCGCCAGAAACTGAACCTGCACCCAAGTCAGCTTTACGATCAAGCGCAGATCAAATCGATCGCGTTAGATATCTTCTCACAAACTTTTGCCATCACTCGAGCGCTTAATGGCGTTACTTTATTGGTCGCGGTAATAGGGTTGTTCTGCGCCTGTTTCATGTTGCTCGATGCACGTAAAGCCGCTATTGCAAGGTTGTATGCGCTCGGTGTTAGTCAGCGAAAATTGATGGCAATGGTAGTCGGGCAAATCGTTGTGTTGGTCGCCTTCACTCTGGTTATCGCTTTACCACTCGGCGCTATGGTCGGTTATGTGTTGACGGACATCGTTACCCTGCGCGCCTTTGGTTGGAGCTTAAATTACGTGTGGAATTGGAGTGATGCACTCAGCATCGCAGCCATCACCATTTTAGTGGCTGTGATAGCGACCTTGATTCCGCTGTGGCGTTTGGTCAGTAAACCCGTGGTATCCAGTTTACAGAGTGAGGTGTTGTGA
- a CDS encoding calcium:cation antiporter has protein sequence MLNVLKQEYKLPLGIVAVLFFKLIGDNLLTGELSQLAYIMITAVLFYAVMSAIFSVVRHSDALAIKLGDPYGTLILTLSVVLLEVIMVSSVMLTGESNPFLARDTMFAVVMAVLNGFVGITLLIGGMKYHTQTYNLDGIKAYLVAIIPLSLLCLVLPNFTSMDSLGNMSTSLTWTLVLASIALYAVFLFIQTRSHTDYFIDGDNEDHHEHHGPLHSNIFHTIMLVSYLMVVILLAKSLAIPINDGITEMGAPAALGGLIVALIILAPEAVGAVKAAVTNQLQRAMNLFFGSVLATIALTVPAVLLISGVMNEPIQLGLAPAEMVLLGATLLMTSVSFSSGRTNSLNGATHLILFFAYIILMFD, from the coding sequence ATGCTCAACGTACTCAAACAAGAATACAAACTGCCACTTGGCATCGTTGCCGTTCTATTTTTCAAACTAATCGGCGACAACTTACTCACAGGAGAGCTGTCTCAGCTCGCCTACATAATGATTACTGCGGTGCTGTTTTACGCGGTGATGAGCGCCATTTTTTCGGTTGTTCGCCACTCAGATGCGCTGGCGATCAAGCTTGGCGACCCATACGGTACTCTTATATTAACGCTGTCTGTTGTCTTGCTCGAAGTCATTATGGTCTCGTCCGTTATGCTGACTGGAGAATCGAATCCCTTCCTAGCGCGTGACACCATGTTTGCTGTCGTGATGGCGGTGCTTAATGGCTTTGTCGGTATCACCTTGTTAATCGGTGGGATGAAATACCATACCCAAACCTACAACCTTGATGGAATAAAAGCGTACTTGGTGGCCATTATTCCACTCTCATTACTGTGCTTGGTACTGCCTAATTTCACCAGCATGGATTCACTGGGTAACATGTCGACCAGCCTAACTTGGACATTAGTGCTCGCTTCGATCGCCTTGTATGCCGTATTCCTGTTCATCCAAACACGCAGCCATACCGACTACTTCATTGATGGTGATAATGAAGATCATCACGAACATCACGGCCCTCTGCACAGCAATATATTCCACACGATTATGCTGGTGAGCTATTTGATGGTGGTGATTTTGTTAGCAAAAAGCCTCGCGATTCCAATTAACGATGGCATCACGGAAATGGGCGCACCTGCGGCTCTAGGTGGTTTGATTGTTGCCTTGATTATTCTCGCACCTGAAGCGGTTGGTGCCGTTAAAGCCGCCGTGACCAATCAATTACAGCGTGCGATGAACCTCTTCTTTGGCTCAGTTCTCGCCACTATTGCACTTACCGTTCCTGCTGTTCTGCTGATTTCAGGGGTAATGAACGAACCCATCCAACTCGGCCTCGCCCCTGCAGAAATGGTGTTATTAGGTGCAACGCTATTAATGACAAGCGTGAGCTTTAGCAGCGGGAGAACTAACTCGCTCAATGGTGCAACCCACCTCATCCTGTTCTTTGCCTACATCATCTTGATGTTTGATTAA
- a CDS encoding bifunctional metallophosphatase/5'-nucleotidase: MKRHILSSAILLSLAFPTFADDGDIHDVTILGTSDIHGHFMAWDYAADKLNTRGSLSQIATKVGEIRKEQSNIILVDAGDTIQGNFVETFKDEPVDPMMLGFNHMKYDVWVLGNHEFDFGLKTLNRAVTQFKGQSLGGNIKNKNGNPFLPGYTILERGGIKIGVIGMDTPMTEVFAQGTNRLEGVTFTNPTLEVKKIVKEIDDKVDAIVLVAHMGIENENDIADTGVTDIANANPELDAIVAGHMHTRIDKAVVNGVIITEPDKYGRALSRIDLQFEERDGKFTLVNKDSFTYKIKGIDSDQNMDELYQPYHKQLREMANRPVAQLTGVDLVPENEIRGIPQVHVQDTGISALYQEASFFYAPKANVIALQIDNDNAELDVGPIKAKDIAYNYQYAGGEITVYQMTGKELRTYMEWSAGYFNSVQPGDVTYSFNPERRASKYSTNDFFAGVTYTIDLAQPAGTRITNLAFADGTPVTDQTEIRIGMNSYRMGHLTKKGGVLEGESFPVLFDTEAEYGEEAGTIRNMTIKYLKEEKNGQYEGKTQQRWALSGLESRYNEQREIVKSLINDETISIPTSDDGRYTNIASINVKELMFTSDEAKQAAITTREQKLAQANGQESKQIKREITLIEALN; the protein is encoded by the coding sequence CCTTTGCAGATGATGGCGACATACACGATGTCACGATACTGGGTACTTCAGATATCCACGGTCATTTTATGGCGTGGGATTACGCGGCAGATAAACTCAACACTCGTGGTAGCTTGAGCCAAATCGCGACCAAGGTTGGTGAGATCCGCAAAGAGCAATCTAACATTATCCTTGTCGATGCTGGCGACACCATCCAAGGCAACTTCGTGGAAACCTTCAAAGACGAGCCTGTTGATCCAATGATGCTTGGCTTTAATCACATGAAATACGATGTATGGGTTTTAGGTAACCACGAATTCGACTTTGGCCTTAAAACACTCAACAGAGCCGTTACCCAATTTAAAGGGCAGTCTCTCGGCGGCAACATCAAGAACAAAAACGGAAATCCATTCTTACCGGGTTACACCATTCTAGAACGCGGTGGCATTAAGATCGGCGTGATCGGAATGGATACCCCAATGACGGAGGTCTTTGCGCAAGGTACAAACCGTTTAGAAGGCGTCACTTTCACTAATCCAACCTTGGAAGTGAAGAAAATCGTCAAAGAGATTGATGATAAAGTGGATGCTATCGTATTGGTTGCCCATATGGGAATTGAGAACGAGAATGACATTGCCGACACCGGTGTCACCGACATTGCCAACGCAAACCCAGAGCTTGATGCCATCGTCGCTGGCCACATGCACACTCGCATCGATAAAGCCGTTGTGAATGGCGTTATTATTACTGAGCCCGACAAATATGGCCGCGCCCTATCTCGTATCGATCTTCAATTTGAAGAGCGCGATGGCAAATTCACTCTCGTTAACAAAGACAGCTTCACCTATAAAATTAAAGGTATAGATTCTGATCAGAATATGGACGAGCTATACCAGCCTTATCACAAACAACTCCGAGAAATGGCGAACAGACCTGTCGCTCAGCTTACCGGCGTTGATTTAGTCCCTGAAAATGAAATCCGCGGTATCCCTCAAGTCCACGTTCAAGACACAGGCATCAGTGCGCTATACCAAGAAGCGAGCTTCTTCTATGCACCCAAAGCCAATGTCATTGCACTTCAAATAGACAACGACAATGCAGAGCTCGATGTTGGCCCAATCAAAGCCAAAGACATCGCGTACAACTACCAATACGCAGGTGGCGAAATCACTGTCTACCAGATGACAGGCAAAGAGTTAAGAACCTACATGGAATGGTCTGCGGGCTACTTCAACTCAGTGCAACCCGGTGATGTGACCTACAGCTTTAACCCTGAACGCAGAGCTTCAAAATACTCAACTAATGACTTCTTCGCGGGCGTGACTTATACCATCGACCTCGCTCAGCCTGCAGGTACACGCATCACCAACCTCGCGTTTGCAGATGGCACACCGGTTACTGATCAAACAGAAATCCGTATTGGTATGAATAGCTATCGAATGGGTCATCTAACCAAGAAAGGCGGCGTGCTAGAAGGTGAATCATTCCCTGTACTCTTTGATACGGAAGCAGAGTATGGAGAAGAAGCAGGCACGATCCGTAATATGACAATCAAGTATCTTAAAGAAGAAAAGAACGGTCAGTATGAAGGTAAAACTCAGCAGCGATGGGCTCTTTCTGGTTTAGAGAGCCGCTACAATGAACAGCGAGAGATCGTAAAGTCTTTGATTAATGATGAAACCATATCAATCCCGACCAGTGACGATGGCCGCTACACAAACATCGCTTCTATCAACGTAAAAGAACTGATGTTCACATCTGACGAAGCCAAACAAGCAGCCATAACCACACGCGAACAAAAACTGGCGCAAGCTAATGGACAAGAGAGCAAACAGATCAAACGCGAAATCACTCTGATTGAAGCGCTCAATTAA
- a CDS encoding lipocalin-like domain-containing protein: MTRPTRAFVLTLGILLLLGCEESTQPSAQNMGSILGTGTQADNETQKETEQFTPVVKGVDITFPADHQAHPSFRHEWWYLTANLIDEDSNALGVQWTQFRFAAAPQESGNSTKKTTWQSQQIYMAHSAVTTKDKHYADEKWSRDQAELAGVDSSPFSVYLDDWQWNSSSDDLFPATLNANSDQFGYSLKLTNNAPYQKQGEQGYSTKSVDGKVASYYYSQPFIDVSGEVTIDGITHQVSGKGWIDREWSSQFLLDSQQGWDWFALRLSDETSLVVFQLRNSTSGEASYANARLMQQDGSGIAISQQEITLTAVKQTEIDGRDYPTEWQISIPTQQIELTVSALNPNAKMPLSVPYWEGPIMIKGSHSGSGYMELTGY, from the coding sequence ATGACTCGACCAACAAGAGCTTTCGTTCTCACACTTGGCATCTTGCTCCTTTTAGGGTGTGAGGAGTCCACGCAACCATCAGCTCAAAATATGGGTTCGATACTCGGCACTGGAACACAAGCCGATAATGAAACACAAAAAGAGACTGAGCAATTCACACCAGTAGTAAAAGGTGTCGACATCACCTTCCCTGCCGACCACCAAGCACACCCAAGCTTTCGTCATGAATGGTGGTATTTAACCGCTAACTTAATTGATGAAGACAGCAATGCTTTAGGCGTGCAGTGGACACAGTTCCGCTTCGCGGCTGCACCACAGGAAAGTGGCAATAGCACTAAGAAAACTACGTGGCAAAGTCAGCAAATCTACATGGCACACAGTGCTGTCACGACCAAAGACAAACACTACGCCGATGAAAAGTGGTCTCGCGACCAAGCAGAACTGGCAGGCGTCGATTCTTCACCATTTAGTGTCTATCTTGATGACTGGCAATGGAACTCATCAAGCGATGATCTATTCCCCGCAACCTTGAACGCTAATTCCGATCAGTTTGGCTACTCGCTTAAGTTAACCAACAACGCGCCCTATCAAAAGCAAGGCGAACAAGGCTACAGCACCAAAAGTGTCGATGGCAAAGTGGCTTCCTATTACTACAGCCAGCCATTCATCGATGTATCAGGCGAGGTAACCATTGATGGCATCACGCATCAGGTTTCTGGCAAAGGTTGGATAGACAGAGAGTGGAGCTCGCAGTTTTTACTCGACTCGCAACAAGGCTGGGATTGGTTTGCGCTAAGGCTGAGTGATGAAACCAGCTTAGTGGTATTTCAGCTTCGAAACTCAACATCAGGCGAAGCCAGTTATGCTAACGCAAGATTAATGCAGCAAGACGGTTCTGGCATTGCCATTTCACAACAAGAGATAACCCTAACCGCCGTCAAGCAAACAGAAATCGACGGACGCGATTATCCAACAGAATGGCAAATTTCAATTCCAACTCAACAGATCGAACTGACCGTCTCGGCACTCAATCCAAATGCCAAAATGCCGCTGTCGGTTCCTTATTGGGAGGGGCCAATCATGATTAAAGGTTCTCATTCCGGATCTGGCTATATGGAGTTGACTGGGTATTAA
- the secD gene encoding protein translocase subunit SecD, with product MKLKRSIAPINYSAKWKVIVLVLSVVLMLLSALPSAFGEREALHISNQTHSTHADDVYRYLVDNSIDVHSVSENNDRLVVTFASSGQQAPAQALMSDFIQSSETVALTLEPSAPSWLNSLGFQPIKFGLDLRGGVQFLLDVDLVPVFNAHAQSVIDDLRQEFRVRGRVESGEVVIARYNEALLGDIRTHLRTQYPNWTLSQSGERLMISMDEEEKRAIRTLTVTQNLQTMRGRIEELGITEAAVQRQGENRIRIELPGVQDPTSAKNIIGATASLAFYHVEPNVSARTKSINDQDGRPVILHRNSILGGEHIIDARASLGEMGTPEVNITLDSTGGRLMTNHSRSNIGNPMATLYSEYSQSETGQSIEQSEVISVATIQSTLGNRFRITGAGSMADAQNLALLLRAGSLTAPVTIVEERTIGPTLGAENVKNGFAALALGLGFTLVFIACWYRRLGWVANAALTINLVCLFGLLALIPGAVLTLPGIAGLVLTVGMAVDTNVLIFERIKDKMREGRNFSQAIDRGFDSAFSSIFDANLTTMIVAIALYAIGNGPIQGFAITLGLGLLTSLFTGVFASRILINYLWGRDTSHEVKL from the coding sequence ATGAAGTTAAAGCGCTCAATCGCACCCATAAATTATTCAGCTAAATGGAAGGTCATCGTTCTCGTGTTGTCTGTAGTACTGATGCTTCTCAGTGCCCTACCCTCTGCATTTGGTGAACGTGAAGCTTTGCACATTTCAAACCAAACGCATTCGACACACGCTGATGATGTATATCGTTATCTTGTGGACAATAGCATTGATGTTCACAGTGTTAGCGAAAACAACGATAGGTTAGTTGTGACGTTTGCTTCAAGCGGGCAACAAGCCCCCGCACAAGCTTTGATGTCCGATTTTATCCAATCATCGGAGACCGTTGCCCTCACGCTCGAACCTTCAGCTCCTTCTTGGCTAAACTCGCTGGGCTTTCAGCCGATTAAGTTTGGATTAGATCTGCGCGGTGGTGTGCAATTTCTGTTAGACGTTGACCTAGTCCCTGTCTTTAATGCTCACGCGCAATCAGTGATCGACGACCTTCGTCAGGAGTTTCGTGTACGCGGTCGTGTAGAAAGCGGTGAGGTAGTCATTGCTCGATATAACGAAGCATTACTTGGCGATATTCGAACCCACTTAAGAACACAGTATCCAAATTGGACTCTGAGCCAATCTGGTGAGCGCTTAATGATCTCAATGGATGAGGAAGAGAAACGCGCGATTCGAACTCTGACCGTGACACAAAATCTTCAAACAATGCGAGGCCGCATAGAAGAGCTAGGGATCACGGAAGCCGCAGTCCAACGCCAAGGTGAAAATCGAATTCGCATCGAACTGCCAGGAGTACAAGACCCGACATCCGCAAAAAACATTATCGGCGCCACTGCATCGTTAGCGTTTTACCATGTGGAGCCTAATGTCAGCGCACGAACAAAATCCATCAATGACCAAGATGGTAGACCTGTCATTCTGCATAGAAACAGTATCTTAGGGGGCGAGCATATTATCGATGCACGCGCCAGCCTAGGAGAAATGGGAACACCCGAAGTTAACATCACTCTTGATAGCACGGGGGGGCGGCTGATGACCAATCACTCGCGCAGCAATATCGGAAACCCGATGGCGACTCTGTACAGTGAATACAGTCAATCAGAGACAGGACAATCCATTGAGCAAAGCGAAGTTATCAGCGTAGCGACAATTCAATCAACGCTGGGTAACCGCTTTCGCATAACTGGCGCGGGGTCAATGGCAGACGCTCAAAACCTGGCTCTTCTATTGAGAGCTGGCTCACTCACCGCTCCTGTTACCATTGTTGAAGAACGCACAATCGGGCCAACTCTTGGTGCTGAAAACGTCAAAAATGGCTTTGCTGCACTCGCCTTGGGGCTTGGTTTTACATTGGTATTTATCGCTTGTTGGTATCGACGCCTTGGCTGGGTTGCGAATGCTGCACTGACTATCAACTTAGTGTGTCTGTTTGGCCTATTGGCGCTCATTCCTGGCGCTGTGCTAACGCTTCCGGGCATTGCTGGGCTCGTGCTAACCGTGGGGATGGCTGTCGATACCAACGTGCTTATCTTTGAACGCATCAAAGACAAAATGCGAGAAGGCAGAAACTTTTCCCAAGCCATAGACCGAGGGTTCGATAGTGCATTCTCTTCAATTTTCGATGCCAACCTCACCACTATGATCGTTGCCATCGCTTTGTATGCAATAGGTAACGGCCCAATTCAAGGCTTTGCTATCACACTCGGATTAGGCCTACTGACTAGCTTATTTACCGGCGTATTTGCGTCTCGAATTCTTATCAATTATTTGTGGGGAAGAGACACCTCACATGAGGTGAAACTGTAA